One genomic region from Polynucleobacter sp. MWH-P3-07-1 encodes:
- a CDS encoding amino acid ABC transporter ATP-binding protein, translating into MIELKNVSKWYGSFQVLTDCSVSITKGEVMVICGPSGSGKSTLIKTINALEPFQAGEIIVDGINLHDPKTDLPKLRARIGMVFQQFELFPHLSVTENLTLAQMKVLGRSLDEAKTHGLKYLDRVGLITQKDKFPGQLSGGQQQRVAIARALSMDPIVMLFDEPTSALDPEMVGEVLDVMVSLANDGTTMCCVTHEMGFARKVSDRVIFMDQGKIIENCSKDEFFGDPRVRSHRVQDFLSKILAH; encoded by the coding sequence ATGATCGAACTTAAAAACGTTTCCAAATGGTATGGCTCCTTTCAGGTGCTGACAGATTGCAGCGTCTCCATTACCAAAGGTGAAGTGATGGTGATTTGCGGCCCTTCCGGATCCGGAAAATCCACCTTGATTAAAACCATCAATGCTTTAGAGCCATTTCAGGCGGGAGAGATTATCGTCGATGGCATCAACTTGCATGATCCCAAAACCGATTTGCCTAAGTTAAGAGCGCGAATTGGGATGGTCTTTCAGCAGTTTGAATTATTCCCCCATTTGAGCGTCACTGAAAACCTGACGCTTGCCCAGATGAAAGTCCTCGGTCGTTCACTTGATGAGGCTAAGACTCACGGACTAAAGTATCTTGATCGTGTTGGTTTAATTACACAGAAGGATAAATTTCCAGGACAACTTTCTGGCGGTCAACAACAGCGTGTTGCAATTGCCCGTGCATTGAGCATGGACCCGATTGTGATGTTGTTCGATGAGCCAACCTCTGCACTTGATCCAGAAATGGTCGGTGAAGTTCTCGATGTGATGGTGAGTCTAGCGAATGATGGCACAACGATGTGCTGCGTCACTCATGAAATGGGGTTTGCTCGTAAAGTTAGTGATCGCGTGATCTTTATGGATCAAGGGAAGATTATTGAAAACTGTAGCAAAGATGAGTTCTTTGGCGATCCAAGGGTACGCTCACACCGCGTACAAGATTTTTTATCGAAGATTCTTGCGCACTAA
- a CDS encoding trypsin-like peptidase domain-containing protein, translating into MLNRLWLLFAQAVTILLAAWFILITLKPDWLAQTNITTIVDSVTLKENEDSSSLSPGSYHEAVKKSMPAVVNIFTSKNSNKPAGSKDKNKKSDRFNQFFFGDSPDSDPISSLGSGVLVSPEGVIITNHHVISDADEIEVALSDNRKFKAKVVGSDPETDIAVLKIDAKQLPSPITLGKIDSVHVGDVVMAIGNPFGVGETVTSGIVSAMGRDHVGINTFENFIQTDAAINPGNSGGALIDTRGNLIGINTAIFSNNGGSMGIGFAIPINLVKQVMESIIQSGSVTRGWIGVEPQNVSPELAESLGLSKDTRGVLLSGVLDQGPGDRGGLKPGDVLLTVNSEKVYDVRSLLNLIAQEKPGDEINLKVIRKNKDLDLKIRVGKRPSPQK; encoded by the coding sequence ATGCTCAATCGACTATGGCTTCTTTTTGCCCAGGCTGTCACCATACTTCTGGCAGCATGGTTCATTCTCATCACACTGAAACCAGATTGGTTGGCGCAAACCAATATCACCACCATTGTCGATAGCGTTACCCTCAAAGAAAATGAAGATAGCTCTAGCCTGAGCCCAGGTTCATATCATGAGGCAGTAAAAAAATCGATGCCCGCAGTCGTCAATATTTTTACTAGCAAAAACTCAAATAAACCAGCTGGCTCAAAAGACAAGAATAAAAAATCAGATCGCTTCAATCAATTTTTCTTTGGTGACAGCCCTGATAGCGATCCCATATCTAGTCTAGGCTCCGGAGTCTTGGTGAGTCCAGAGGGTGTGATCATCACCAATCATCATGTCATTAGCGACGCAGATGAAATTGAAGTCGCTCTTTCTGATAACCGAAAATTTAAAGCAAAAGTCGTTGGCAGTGATCCCGAAACCGATATTGCCGTTTTAAAGATAGATGCCAAACAACTACCAAGCCCAATCACGCTTGGAAAAATCGATTCGGTCCATGTTGGTGACGTTGTGATGGCGATTGGCAATCCATTCGGAGTTGGAGAAACAGTAACCTCTGGAATTGTGTCTGCAATGGGTAGAGACCACGTTGGCATTAATACTTTTGAAAATTTTATTCAAACTGACGCTGCGATTAATCCCGGAAATTCTGGTGGCGCTTTAATTGACACACGCGGCAATCTGATTGGCATTAATACTGCGATCTTCTCAAATAATGGTGGCTCAATGGGCATTGGATTTGCAATCCCCATCAACCTAGTGAAACAAGTAATGGAATCGATTATTCAGAGCGGTAGTGTTACCCGAGGATGGATTGGCGTTGAACCACAAAATGTCTCTCCTGAGCTAGCAGAGTCGCTTGGACTTAGCAAAGATACTCGTGGAGTCCTGCTCTCAGGCGTTCTAGATCAAGGCCCTGGTGACCGCGGCGGCTTAAAACCTGGGGACGTCTTGCTAACTGTCAATAGTGAAAAAGTTTACGATGTTCGCAGCCTACTCAATCTCATTGCCCAAGAAAAACCCGGTGATGAGATCAATCTCAAAGTGATTCGTAAAAATAAAGATCTGGATCTGAAAATACGCGTCGGGAAACGCCCAAGCCCTCAAAAGTAA
- the mscL gene encoding large conductance mechanosensitive channel protein MscL, which produces MGVLKEFKDFAVKGSVVDLAVGVIIGGAFGKIVDSLVNDIVMPIISTLLGGHIDFTNLFILLGTAPEGVPHTYDALKKAGVPMFAYGNFITISINFVLLAFVIFQMVKVVNKIRANDAPPPPPTPEDVVLLREIRDSLKK; this is translated from the coding sequence GTGGTCGATTTGGCTGTCGGCGTCATTATTGGCGGGGCTTTTGGAAAAATCGTGGATTCTTTGGTGAATGACATCGTCATGCCCATCATTTCGACCCTTCTTGGCGGTCATATCGACTTTACTAACCTCTTCATTCTGCTTGGGACGGCCCCCGAAGGCGTCCCCCATACTTACGATGCCTTAAAAAAGGCTGGGGTTCCCATGTTTGCCTATGGAAACTTCATCACCATCTCAATTAACTTTGTTCTACTCGCTTTTGTGATATTCCAAATGGTCAAAGTAGTGAATAAGATTCGCGCCAATGATGCGCCTCCACCTCCACCCACTCCAGAAGATGTTGTCTTGCTGAGAGAAATTAGAGACAGTCTCAAAAAATAA